From the Bacillus tuaregi genome, one window contains:
- a CDS encoding enoyl-CoA hydratase/isomerase family protein codes for MRITIERTEKDGSIALQESGGFAIVTINRPDLKNALTNRMWVDLKTVGKRITQNPKNKVVILRGKDQLFTSGSDLKQFNHLSMEEANDAFRMMEEAISTFERIPLPTIGVINGPAMGAGFQLALACDIRVGTPNTRMGMPVGRLGITLNQAFAKRIADLIGKSRTMDLVYTGRLYNPQECYDLGLINYLIDEDTDVNHYAIELGKKIMEQSPASVLAVKRALSFNNPTVTIPWETGLDSSVDAYDFPEGVSAFVEKRKPNFKRN; via the coding sequence ATGAGAATTACAATTGAAAGAACCGAAAAGGACGGAAGCATTGCCTTACAGGAAAGCGGTGGGTTTGCGATTGTCACCATTAATCGTCCTGATTTGAAAAACGCGTTAACGAATCGGATGTGGGTGGATTTAAAGACCGTTGGGAAACGCATTACTCAAAATCCTAAAAATAAAGTAGTCATTCTGCGAGGAAAGGACCAGCTATTTACTTCCGGTTCAGACTTAAAGCAATTTAATCATTTATCAATGGAGGAAGCGAATGATGCCTTTCGCATGATGGAGGAGGCCATTTCCACGTTCGAAAGAATTCCGCTCCCAACCATTGGTGTGATTAATGGTCCTGCGATGGGTGCAGGATTCCAGCTTGCCTTAGCCTGTGATATTCGGGTAGGAACACCGAATACAAGGATGGGCATGCCGGTGGGAAGATTAGGCATCACTTTAAATCAAGCCTTTGCTAAGAGAATTGCTGATTTAATTGGGAAGAGCAGAACAATGGATCTCGTCTATACGGGAAGACTATACAACCCACAGGAATGCTATGATTTAGGTCTCATTAATTATCTTATTGATGAGGATACAGATGTGAACCACTATGCCATTGAATTAGGAAAGAAGATTATGGAGCAATCCCCGGCCTCAGTACTAGCAGTGAAAAGAGCTTTATCCTTTAATAATCCAACTGTGACCATTCCATGGGAAACAGGACTTGATTCCAGTGTTGATGCTTATGATTTTCCTGAAGGAGTCTCAGCTTTTGTTGAAAAAAGAAAACCCAATTTTAAACGAAATTAA
- a CDS encoding ATP-binding protein, translating into MKEQVLFLFNHLLFILVILFIYQFWLDRKQRTEKEKKVMLFVYTSICVLFSMTFTVPLTDEFIVDLRQIPLLIGVLYGGIQTAIPLAILTLGYRFMLGGVGIVGAISMCISIIIISLIFSKRYLTWNIRKKVIWSMFLALYASSLILAIFIILSSDKGFLENGLPHKDIIYIFSVFVLFHVAGTGVVTYAFEKINSIIKMKQRIVQTEKIELISHLAASISHEVRNPLTVSRGFMQLMLDDVSMEKKNEYVSISIKELDRAEQIISDYLTFAKPLEDRKETFDVQQECKRVIEVIRPLANMHAVEITSQLSSAYIKGNRQSFQQCLLNITKNGIEAIEDGGVLHIEIQLKKDSVTLLIIDSGKGMSDQQIKRLGEPYFTTKGAKGTGLGMMVSFSIIHSMNGFIQVKSEPGAGTRFEVTLPLINEKLE; encoded by the coding sequence ATGAAAGAACAAGTCCTATTTTTATTTAATCATTTATTATTTATCTTGGTCATTCTGTTTATATACCAATTTTGGTTGGATCGAAAACAGCGGACTGAGAAAGAAAAAAAAGTAATGCTTTTTGTGTATACCTCTATTTGTGTCCTTTTTAGTATGACTTTTACTGTACCGCTGACTGATGAATTTATTGTCGATTTACGACAAATCCCATTGCTGATTGGAGTTTTATATGGGGGGATACAGACAGCGATTCCTTTGGCCATCCTTACGCTTGGCTATCGATTTATGCTTGGTGGAGTAGGAATTGTCGGGGCCATTAGTATGTGTATTTCAATTATTATTATTAGTCTTATTTTCTCTAAAAGGTACTTAACCTGGAATATCCGCAAGAAAGTCATCTGGTCGATGTTTCTGGCGTTATATGCTTCTTCCTTGATATTAGCCATATTTATCATTCTTTCCTCTGATAAGGGCTTTTTGGAAAATGGTCTTCCCCATAAGGATATTATTTATATATTCAGTGTATTTGTTTTGTTTCACGTAGCAGGTACGGGGGTTGTAACCTATGCTTTTGAAAAAATTAACAGCATTATTAAAATGAAACAACGAATTGTTCAAACCGAAAAAATTGAGTTAATCAGCCATTTAGCTGCCTCTATTTCACATGAAGTAAGAAATCCTCTAACCGTTAGCCGTGGCTTCATGCAACTAATGTTAGATGATGTATCCATGGAAAAGAAAAACGAATATGTTTCCATTTCCATTAAAGAGTTAGACCGTGCGGAACAAATTATTTCCGATTATTTAACCTTTGCTAAACCTCTTGAGGATCGGAAGGAAACATTTGATGTTCAACAGGAGTGTAAGCGTGTCATTGAAGTGATTCGTCCTTTAGCCAATATGCATGCTGTGGAGATTACCTCTCAATTATCTTCAGCCTACATAAAAGGAAACCGGCAATCGTTCCAGCAATGCCTCTTAAATATCACGAAAAACGGAATCGAAGCGATTGAGGATGGTGGAGTATTACATATCGAAATACAACTCAAGAAGGATTCCGTCACTCTTTTGATTATAGATAGTGGAAAAGGGATGTCTGATCAACAAATCAAGCGACTAGGTGAACCATACTTTACTACAAAAGGGGCTAAAGGAACTGGCCTAGGTATGATGGTATCCTTTAGTATCATTCATTCAATGAATGGTTTCATCCAAGTAAAGAGTGAGCCTGGAGCAGGAACGAGATTCGAAGTCACCTTACCTCTAATAAATGAGAAGCTGGAGTAG
- a CDS encoding ATP-binding cassette domain-containing protein, with protein sequence MKVIECTDLTKTYLRKSVLNQLSFSIEENTITGLIGRNGVGKTTLLKIMAGFIKQTSGEMKVFSERPFNSLLVSANSIFVDEQMSFPSPLQLHEILDTAGNFYPHWDMDLAKKLFDYFSFDPKAYHNRLSKGKTSTFNSIIGLAARAPLTIFDEPTTGMDAAVRKDFYRALLKDYIAHPRTIILSSHHLEEIEDLLENVLLLKDGKSLLHLPIEELKLWAVGLKGPEETISSMTKDKEILYRNQIGYNMMYAVVRNDYSQEELQRAKAETVEITSVRPSDLCVYLTGETKRGIDDVFIDD encoded by the coding sequence ATGAAGGTCATTGAATGTACGGATTTGACAAAGACCTATTTAAGAAAGAGTGTTTTAAATCAACTGTCATTTTCGATTGAAGAAAATACGATAACCGGTTTGATAGGAAGAAACGGCGTTGGGAAAACGACACTGTTAAAAATCATGGCCGGTTTTATTAAACAAACATCAGGAGAAATGAAGGTTTTTTCAGAAAGACCATTTAATAGTTTATTAGTGTCGGCTAATTCAATCTTTGTTGATGAGCAAATGAGCTTTCCTTCTCCATTGCAACTACATGAAATCCTCGATACTGCCGGCAACTTTTATCCTCATTGGGATATGGACCTTGCCAAAAAGCTGTTTGACTATTTTTCATTTGATCCTAAAGCATACCATAACCGGCTTTCGAAAGGGAAAACGAGTACCTTTAATAGCATCATTGGTCTGGCAGCACGGGCACCATTAACGATTTTTGATGAACCGACAACAGGAATGGATGCTGCTGTACGAAAGGATTTCTATCGGGCATTATTGAAGGACTATATAGCTCACCCGCGGACTATCATTCTTTCCAGCCATCATTTAGAGGAGATAGAGGACCTGCTTGAGAATGTTCTGCTGCTTAAGGATGGCAAAAGCCTCCTTCATTTACCAATAGAAGAACTGAAGCTGTGGGCTGTTGGTTTAAAAGGTCCTGAGGAAACGATTAGTAGCATGACAAAGGATAAAGAAATTCTTTATAGAAATCAAATTGGCTACAATATGATGTATGCTGTCGTACGAAATGATTATTCTCAAGAAGAGTTGCAGCGGGCAAAAGCCGAGACAGTTGAAATCACGTCAGTTCGACCTAGTGATCTTTGCGTCTATCTAACTGGTGAAACGAAAAGGGGGATTGATGATGTCTTTATCGACGATTAA
- a CDS encoding GntR family transcriptional regulator → MTILNTDGTKPIYVQIAEWLETEIMNGHFQTDEKVYSQYQLAEMYTINPATAAKGLNLLADENILYKKRGLGMFVTENAKERIIQKRRNQTLKRLIEEVVLEARRLEIEDRELITMIKHVQTEGGDS, encoded by the coding sequence GTGACAATTCTAAATACTGATGGAACAAAGCCTATTTATGTGCAAATCGCCGAATGGCTTGAAACGGAAATTATGAATGGACATTTCCAAACAGATGAGAAGGTCTATTCTCAATATCAATTAGCCGAGATGTACACAATTAATCCTGCCACCGCGGCAAAAGGGCTTAATTTGCTTGCAGATGAAAATATCCTTTATAAAAAAAGGGGGCTGGGCATGTTTGTTACCGAGAATGCGAAGGAGCGTATTATACAAAAGCGCAGAAATCAAACATTAAAGCGTTTGATTGAGGAGGTCGTACTTGAGGCCCGACGTCTGGAAATCGAAGATCGTGAATTAATTACCATGATAAAACATGTACAAACAGAGGGGGGAGATTCATGA
- the xylE gene encoding D-xylose transporter XylE, with translation MYIVLITLVATLGGLLFGYDTAVISGAEGSLQRYFTDSLGLSSLIHGITVSSALIGCIIGGFLSGKLSSTLGRKYSLVVAAVLFLVSALGSAYPEFLFFTVGEPSIALLVVFNIYRIIGGIGVGLASAVSPMYIGEIAPARIRGTLVSLNQFAIIFGMLVVYFVNFGIARGQSIEWINDVGWRYMFLSEAIPATLFLVLLFTVPETPRYLISKHQDQKAMAVLSRLYDKAMAKATMFEIKNSFKDDTKAKLFTYGKLIIVIGILLSVFQQFVGINVALYYAPRIFESMGAGRDASMFQTIVMGLVNVVFTLIAIFTVDKFGRKPLLIIGSIGMTIGMFGVAGMAFSNAIGIGTLIFIIIYTASFMMSWGPVVWVLIAEIFPNKIRGQAVAIAVAAQWAANYFISSTYPAMMEFSGGATYSFYGIMSLLSAIFIWKFIPETKGKSLEELEDILVNKQSEKRNIA, from the coding sequence ATGTACATTGTATTAATTACTTTAGTCGCGACTCTTGGTGGTTTACTTTTTGGATATGATACAGCCGTTATTTCCGGTGCGGAGGGGTCACTGCAAAGGTATTTTACCGACAGTCTCGGTCTTAGTTCCCTCATACATGGAATTACTGTATCCAGTGCATTGATTGGATGTATTATCGGAGGGTTCTTGTCTGGTAAACTATCAAGCACGTTAGGAAGAAAATATTCACTAGTAGTAGCAGCGGTTCTATTTTTAGTATCTGCTTTAGGCTCAGCATATCCTGAATTTTTATTTTTCACTGTAGGAGAGCCATCAATTGCTCTATTAGTTGTATTCAATATTTATCGTATTATTGGGGGAATCGGTGTTGGTCTTGCATCAGCAGTATCACCGATGTATATTGGAGAAATTGCCCCTGCACGCATTAGAGGTACATTGGTTTCTCTTAACCAATTTGCAATCATTTTCGGTATGTTAGTGGTTTACTTTGTTAACTTTGGAATTGCGAGAGGACAATCAATCGAATGGATTAATGATGTGGGTTGGCGTTATATGTTTTTATCAGAAGCAATCCCTGCAACACTATTCCTAGTTCTCCTGTTCACGGTTCCGGAAACACCTAGATATTTAATCTCAAAGCATCAGGATCAAAAAGCGATGGCTGTGCTATCAAGATTGTATGATAAAGCCATGGCAAAAGCGACCATGTTTGAAATAAAGAATTCCTTTAAGGATGATACGAAAGCAAAGCTATTTACCTATGGTAAATTAATTATCGTAATCGGAATACTTTTATCTGTATTCCAGCAGTTTGTTGGTATTAATGTGGCACTTTATTATGCTCCACGTATTTTCGAAAGTATGGGTGCAGGACGAGACGCTTCCATGTTCCAAACGATTGTGATGGGCTTAGTGAACGTTGTCTTTACTTTAATTGCTATTTTTACTGTCGATAAGTTTGGTAGAAAACCATTGTTAATTATCGGTTCGATTGGTATGACCATTGGTATGTTTGGAGTAGCCGGTATGGCCTTCTCAAATGCGATTGGAATCGGCACACTTATCTTTATCATCATCTATACAGCATCCTTTATGATGTCTTGGGGACCTGTGGTATGGGTTCTGATTGCTGAAATTTTCCCTAATAAAATTAGAGGACAAGCTGTGGCCATCGCTGTGGCAGCACAGTGGGCAGCCAACTATTTCATCTCTTCCACTTACCCAGCCATGATGGAATTTAGCGGAGGCGCAACCTATTCCTTCTACGGTATTATGAGTTTACTTTCAGCTATCTTCATTTGGAAGTTTATCCCTGAAACTAAGGGTAAGTCATTGGAGGAATTAGAGGATATTTTAGTAAACAAACAGAGCGAGAAAAGAAACATTGCCTAA
- a CDS encoding response regulator transcription factor, producing the protein MITVMLVDDEPFEREGLKLMLNRNRSNFEVIAEARNGNQAVELALANEPDLIFMDIKMPGMDGLEAVGKILPMLPNTKVIMVSAFDTFEYAREAMKYGIKEYLLKPSKVSEVLEAFDRMVGEIESEKQTITDRKEINHRLERASSVIEMEFIVSLIMDHVHEFKQEDWDEWIDIEHKNGFVAVFSFTSNRLQPEREEKNHWYRTLKQALQQQPFDCLMGPLTGFQVPVLVLLAEDSVTDDDLRQRFARNMIHQVQHHADFRLSAGVGSVQSDINRFSDSYMEAILALELVHSHPSATYLVYNERLKEKRKELVPLEVEKELIESVKKGDIQKALQLFEAYFQSIQQAADYQVRLLHKGLEDFFVVLNRSINELGYDGELQVVLGKFDTVMQMKESAKAHLLYLTERLSDWRANGIGTLLLQAKEYIDKNYDKSISLEEVAEQIGISSYYLSKLFKEKFQVTFSDYLKNIRMEKAKEFLLDGTMALKEIALNIGYKDPNYFSRAFKKQTGMSPREYRSQFHK; encoded by the coding sequence GTGATAACAGTTATGCTGGTAGACGATGAACCCTTTGAAAGAGAAGGTCTTAAGCTTATGCTTAACAGAAATCGTTCTAATTTTGAGGTCATTGCGGAGGCTCGAAATGGTAATCAGGCTGTGGAATTAGCGTTAGCCAATGAGCCAGACCTCATTTTTATGGATATAAAAATGCCGGGAATGGATGGATTAGAAGCAGTTGGTAAGATCCTTCCAATGCTTCCGAACACAAAGGTGATTATGGTTTCAGCTTTTGATACGTTTGAGTACGCTCGTGAAGCGATGAAATATGGAATTAAAGAGTATTTGCTAAAACCAAGCAAGGTATCTGAGGTTCTAGAAGCCTTTGACCGTATGGTAGGGGAAATCGAAAGCGAAAAACAGACAATCACGGATCGAAAAGAAATCAATCATCGGCTTGAGAGGGCTAGCTCGGTGATTGAGATGGAATTCATTGTTTCTCTCATTATGGACCATGTTCATGAATTTAAGCAGGAGGACTGGGATGAATGGATAGATATTGAACATAAAAATGGTTTTGTAGCTGTTTTTTCATTTACATCAAATCGGTTGCAGCCTGAACGCGAGGAAAAAAATCACTGGTATCGAACACTAAAACAGGCTTTACAGCAGCAACCTTTTGATTGTCTGATGGGACCACTAACAGGGTTCCAGGTTCCTGTACTTGTATTATTAGCTGAGGATTCAGTGACGGATGATGATTTAAGACAGAGATTTGCACGCAACATGATCCACCAGGTTCAACATCATGCAGATTTCCGACTCTCTGCAGGAGTCGGGAGTGTCCAATCGGACATCAATCGTTTTTCTGACTCTTATATGGAAGCGATTCTTGCGCTAGAGCTTGTTCACAGTCATCCAAGTGCAACCTATCTAGTCTACAATGAACGCTTGAAGGAAAAGCGAAAGGAGCTCGTTCCATTAGAGGTTGAAAAAGAATTAATTGAGAGCGTTAAGAAGGGTGATATCCAAAAAGCTCTGCAATTGTTTGAAGCCTATTTTCAGTCCATTCAACAGGCTGCTGACTACCAGGTTCGGCTCCTTCACAAGGGGTTGGAGGATTTCTTTGTTGTCTTAAATCGCTCCATTAATGAGCTTGGCTATGATGGAGAATTACAGGTTGTTTTAGGAAAATTTGATACAGTGATGCAAATGAAAGAATCAGCGAAAGCACATCTGCTGTATCTTACCGAACGTTTAAGTGATTGGCGAGCAAACGGTATAGGTACGCTCTTGCTACAAGCTAAGGAATATATTGATAAAAATTACGATAAATCGATTTCGCTTGAAGAGGTTGCAGAGCAGATTGGGATTAGCTCCTACTATTTAAGTAAGCTTTTTAAAGAAAAATTCCAGGTCACCTTTAGCGATTACTTGAAAAACATTCGGATGGAAAAAGCAAAGGAGTTTTTGTTAGATGGAACAATGGCCTTAAAGGAAATCGCATTGAATATTGGCTATAAAGATCCTAATTATTTTAGCAGAGCTTTTAAGAAACAAACCGGGATGAGCCCACGAGAATACCGATCTCAATTTCATAAATAA
- a CDS encoding sensor histidine kinase yields MIKIRTKLLIYFATILLLILVLFFVNEKSNQKVIALNDENVEHLFLLNEITQKTNETFQSLQIYVYEPLPANLAAFQQDKKKLLELKKKFTENEKPGIHKENYLHMMISFLEQANQTVEEVRRHDIQKYSLTLHEAEITSGYIHEETLALINNELTSYQELSLLMDGKIQNTQKMGTAILFSIILLSILFALWFSNGITRTIRRLTLAAQEISTGRYTGVDVVVSRKDELWFLTKTFNEMKKNILESVSEIEEKARMAQLLKEMELKSLQNQINPHFLFNTLNTISKISYIEGAERTSDLISSVSALLRYNIGQLDRQTLLKDEVKIVKEYFFIQKTRFGDRVEFIENIDSNCLSTPLPCLTLQPIIENAFIHGIEAMDEGAKIELHIYQDQDRVCIDVKDNGVGMDQETIDRLLGKRKKDVLSLSQNSSGHSTGIGMKNVMERLKLFDKDSRFDISSTVGKGTKVSIQLTKIEGKGEPM; encoded by the coding sequence ATGATCAAAATTCGCACGAAGCTGCTTATTTATTTTGCTACCATATTATTATTAATTTTGGTTTTATTTTTTGTTAATGAAAAAAGTAACCAAAAGGTCATAGCGCTTAATGATGAGAATGTAGAACATTTATTTCTTTTAAATGAAATCACGCAAAAAACGAATGAAACCTTTCAATCACTGCAAATTTATGTTTATGAACCTTTACCTGCAAACCTAGCTGCTTTTCAACAGGATAAAAAAAAGCTTCTCGAGCTTAAGAAAAAGTTTACTGAGAACGAGAAACCAGGAATTCATAAAGAAAATTACCTCCATATGATGATAAGCTTCCTGGAGCAAGCGAATCAAACAGTCGAGGAAGTAAGGAGACACGATATTCAGAAATATTCGCTAACATTGCATGAAGCAGAGATAACATCAGGATATATTCATGAAGAAACACTTGCTTTAATTAATAACGAACTGACAAGCTATCAAGAGTTATCATTACTAATGGATGGGAAAATTCAAAATACGCAAAAGATGGGGACGGCTATTCTATTTTCCATTATTCTTCTAAGCATCCTATTTGCCCTTTGGTTTTCGAATGGCATTACAAGAACGATTCGCCGTCTGACGTTGGCGGCACAAGAGATTTCAACAGGTCGATATACTGGGGTGGATGTGGTTGTTTCAAGGAAGGATGAGCTTTGGTTCTTAACGAAGACCTTTAATGAAATGAAAAAGAATATTTTAGAATCTGTTAGTGAAATCGAAGAAAAGGCAAGAATGGCTCAGTTATTAAAGGAAATGGAGTTAAAAAGCCTGCAAAATCAGATCAATCCCCACTTCCTTTTTAATACGTTAAATACCATTTCAAAAATATCCTATATTGAAGGTGCGGAACGGACGAGTGATTTGATTTCCTCTGTTTCGGCCTTGCTGCGATATAATATCGGCCAGCTTGATCGACAGACTCTGTTGAAGGATGAAGTAAAAATTGTTAAGGAATATTTTTTCATTCAAAAAACACGCTTTGGTGATCGAGTTGAGTTTATTGAAAACATTGATTCTAACTGTCTTTCAACACCACTTCCCTGTCTGACGCTTCAGCCGATCATTGAGAATGCCTTTATCCATGGGATTGAAGCGATGGATGAAGGAGCAAAGATTGAATTACACATTTATCAAGATCAGGATAGAGTGTGTATTGATGTAAAGGACAATGGCGTCGGAATGGACCAAGAAACAATCGATCGATTACTTGGTAAAAGGAAGAAGGATGTGTTGTCGTTATCCCAAAATAGCTCAGGCCATTCGACGGGAATAGGAATGAAGAACGTCATGGAACGCCTTAAATTATTTGACAAGGACAGTCGGTTTGACATTTCGTCAACGGTTGGAAAAGGAACAAAGGTGAGTATTCAATTAACAAAAATAGAGGGAAAGGGAGAACCTATGTGA
- a CDS encoding sugar-binding protein: MNRTSIIYSFLILSFLTMISFSFYYYQKAKAYDQKVEERVVSETALPTYHLALIGEEMNHEYWRLVGEGAKKTESEYDVIVEFESPKRSNPEEQLKLFDMAIKSKVDGIIVQALNDKFIPFINKAVDEGIPVITIDTDIKGSLRHAYIGTDNYKAGQLAGEALVKDTGGKATVGIITGSLSNTHHQQRVEGFIDVVKQYEGIKIVAIEESNITRVDTEEKAYEMLIEHENITAFYGTSSYNGIGIVAAAKSLKRQDDLYVITFDNIDENLQLLETGEINAIVEQLPYEMGQKSVEVMMDILDNRGVQDVYHTDLSIIRRSDLPIQGGSST; encoded by the coding sequence ATGAATCGAACATCCATTATCTATAGTTTCTTAATCTTGTCATTTTTGACGATGATCAGTTTTTCATTTTATTACTATCAAAAAGCCAAGGCATATGATCAGAAGGTGGAAGAGAGGGTTGTGTCTGAAACAGCACTCCCGACCTATCATTTAGCCCTTATTGGTGAGGAAATGAATCATGAATATTGGCGGTTGGTCGGGGAGGGTGCTAAGAAGACGGAGTCAGAATATGACGTGATTGTAGAATTTGAGAGTCCAAAGCGTTCCAATCCAGAGGAACAGCTAAAGCTCTTCGATATGGCGATTAAATCAAAGGTAGATGGGATTATTGTGCAGGCACTTAACGACAAGTTTATTCCATTTATCAATAAGGCAGTAGATGAAGGTATACCGGTGATTACAATTGATACGGATATAAAGGGAAGCCTGCGACATGCTTATATAGGCACCGATAATTATAAAGCCGGACAATTAGCGGGAGAAGCATTAGTGAAGGATACAGGAGGGAAAGCTACGGTTGGAATTATTACGGGTAGCCTAAGTAATACCCATCATCAGCAGCGTGTTGAAGGCTTCATAGATGTGGTCAAACAGTACGAAGGAATTAAAATTGTAGCGATTGAAGAATCAAACATTACAAGGGTTGACACTGAGGAAAAAGCATATGAAATGTTAATAGAGCATGAGAATATAACGGCCTTCTATGGAACAAGTTCTTATAATGGTATTGGAATTGTGGCAGCAGCAAAATCTTTGAAGAGACAGGATGATTTGTATGTCATTACCTTCGATAACATCGATGAGAATCTTCAATTACTTGAAACAGGTGAGATTAATGCTATTGTCGAACAGTTGCCATATGAGATGGGTCAAAAAAGTGTGGAAGTGATGATGGACATCCTTGATAACAGAGGGGTTCAAGACGTCTATCATACGGATTTATCGATTATTCGAAGATCAGATCTCCCTATTCAAGGGGGAAGCTCCACATGA
- a CDS encoding 3-oxoacid CoA-transferase subunit B: protein MKDARSIIVTRAVQEIQDGMNVNLGIGIPTLIANEIPSEYNVLLQSENGLLGIGPYPVEGLEDPDLINAGKETVTAVAGASFFDSAESFAMIRGGHIDLAILGGMEVSQTGDLANWMIPGKMVKGMGGAMDLVNGAKRVVVIMDHVNKHGESKVKKECTLPLTGKQVVHRLITDLAVFDFTPEGMILVETQEGVTVEEVTEKTEAVFKIGRQYII, encoded by the coding sequence TTGAAGGATGCACGATCAATCATTGTAACACGTGCGGTTCAAGAAATTCAGGATGGCATGAACGTCAATTTAGGTATTGGGATTCCTACCCTTATTGCCAATGAAATTCCAAGCGAATATAATGTCCTACTTCAATCAGAAAATGGCTTATTGGGCATTGGTCCCTATCCGGTTGAAGGATTAGAAGACCCCGATCTAATCAATGCCGGTAAAGAAACGGTAACAGCTGTAGCTGGTGCTTCTTTCTTCGACAGTGCTGAATCCTTTGCCATGATTCGCGGCGGTCATATTGACCTTGCCATCTTAGGCGGAATGGAGGTCTCTCAAACAGGTGATCTGGCAAATTGGATGATTCCAGGGAAGATGGTCAAAGGAATGGGCGGTGCCATGGACTTAGTAAACGGAGCCAAACGTGTGGTTGTCATCATGGACCATGTGAACAAGCACGGGGAATCAAAGGTCAAAAAAGAGTGCACACTTCCCCTTACTGGAAAACAAGTAGTCCACCGGTTAATTACAGATTTGGCTGTATTTGATTTCACTCCAGAAGGAATGATTCTTGTGGAAACCCAAGAGGGAGTTACAGTCGAGGAAGTAACTGAAAAAACCGAAGCTGTCTTTAAAATTGGCAGACAATATATTATATAG
- a CDS encoding CoA transferase subunit A encodes MVNSFAEAIQDITDGATIIVGGFGLSGIPEKAIFALRDQGTKDLTIVSNNCGVDDWGLGLLLANKQIKKMISSYVGENKIFEKQYLSGELEVELVPQGTLAERIRAGGAGIPGFYTATGVGTPIAEGKEHKEFNGRTYLLEEGIVGDFALVKAWKADPLGNLIFRKTSRNFNPLAATAGKITIAEVEEIVGVGELDPDEIHTPGIYVQRVLLGTNYEKRIERRTVVKA; translated from the coding sequence ATGGTCAACTCCTTCGCGGAGGCAATTCAAGATATTACGGACGGGGCAACCATTATTGTCGGTGGCTTCGGACTGTCTGGTATTCCAGAGAAAGCGATTTTTGCTTTAAGAGATCAAGGAACGAAGGATCTAACCATCGTTAGTAATAACTGCGGTGTTGATGATTGGGGACTTGGTTTGCTGCTCGCGAATAAGCAAATTAAGAAAATGATTTCATCGTATGTCGGTGAGAATAAAATCTTTGAAAAGCAGTATTTAAGTGGGGAGCTTGAGGTTGAGCTTGTCCCTCAAGGAACTCTTGCTGAACGGATTCGTGCCGGCGGCGCTGGAATACCTGGTTTCTATACAGCTACTGGAGTCGGAACACCGATTGCAGAAGGAAAAGAGCACAAGGAGTTCAATGGAAGAACCTATTTGTTAGAAGAGGGAATTGTCGGCGATTTCGCACTTGTGAAAGCTTGGAAGGCCGATCCGCTTGGAAATCTTATTTTCCGAAAAACATCACGAAACTTTAATCCATTGGCGGCTACGGCTGGCAAAATTACGATTGCCGAAGTAGAGGAAATCGTAGGAGTAGGAGAGCTAGATCCTGATGAAATTCATACACCTGGAATCTACGTTCAACGTGTTCTCCTCGGAACAAACTATGAAAAGCGGATTGAAAGAAGAACGGTTGTAAAAGCATAA